aaataaaaagctataataaataaaaataaaataaaataaaattttctgtttcctttaatTATAGTTTCCTTTTGGGGTAAAGCTCAGAGGCTGAAAGACATGGCTGGATGTTCTCTGCCCTACATCTGAAGATGatatccccttcctctccctcactATATAGCAATTCTAGATATATCCAGACCACCCTACTCAGCACTTTTTAAGCACTGAATTGTCATGGAGGAAATGAGGGTCACTCCAAAAGGTTTGTGAATGGTAGAACAAGAAAATGACCAGAGGACACATGGACTAGAATCTTGCCCTAAGAGAAGACTATGATTGGAAAGGATGATTAACTTTGAGAAGGACATGGGAGGATAAAGTTGTGGATGTACAGAGAAGACCCAGAGAATCACCATCACTATTATAATGGAGGAAGCATGAATGAAGAATTTTTGTATCTGATAGAAGTTTTATAATTGAACATATGGTTTGGTGAGGGGTATCTTctgataaaaaaaacaacaaccctatTTTCTGTGATAAGCACAGACAAGGGACAgatgggtttgtgtgtgtgtgtgttgctgttattattagtATCTGGGAAATTAATCTGTGATCACCAAACCAACATAGCTTCATCAAGAACAAGACATGCCGatctaacttcatttttttctttcctttctttctttcatttattctttctttctctttctctttttaaataaggTTACTAAACTAGATACTATAGGtagcatggtataatggatagagatcAGGCCTCAAAGATAGTAAGACAGGTTTAAATCCTATCTctaactggctatgtgaccttgggcaagacacttaacctctaaGTGCCCAAACAACTCTAAGATTACAAATTGGTGAAGTCATCTCTTGGTTGTTTTAGTAATTCTCAAACCAACATAGCTTCATCAAGAACAAGACATGCCGAtgtaacttcatttttttctttcctttctttctttcatttattctttctttctctttctctttttaaataaggTTACTAAACTAGATACTATAGGTAGcatagtataatggatagagatcAGGCCTCAAAGATAGTAAGACAGGTTTAAATCCTATCTctaactggctatgtgaccttgggcaagacacttaacctctaaGTGCCCAAACAACTCTAAGATTACAAATTGGTGAAGTCATCTCTTGGTTGTTTTAGTAATTCTATCTCCTGAGCCTGAGGATTTTCGCTGGCTtttccccatacctggaatgctctccttctttATCATACTTCTATTTGACTTCCCTGGTGTCCTTCAAGCCTCAGCTAaagtcccaccttctacaagaagcctggATTTTCCTTAATGCAAGTATCTTCCCTCTGCTGATTATCTCTACTTTATCCTGTATGCATCTTGTTTTTATAGAgttgtttttacattatctctcccattagagaAGCTTATAAGCTCCTTGGAAGCactgtcttttgccttctttctcagcatttagcacagaacCTAGTACATAGTAGTAACTTCATGTTAGTTGATTGATTTGAGGAAATTTCTTATTGACATTTCTCTAAACTGAGGAAGTCATAATCTAAGGCTAGACTAGAATTAGACTTACAGCTGTTAGTAGCACTTCCTAGACACAATATACCTGGATTTccacaagacaaaacaaaatttcttatgATGATTAGTGGACAAGATGAACAGATGTAGACTGAATAATAATATAGTTAGATAGATAAATAACTAGCTAACACAACCTGGCTAAAAAATGTAGTGAGAAATGGGTAATTCTCAATCTGGGAATATATTTCTAATGGAATACTGATCTTTCATTTGGCTTGTTTTAATAAACCTTTTTTGTCCCCTGTCAGTGACTTAGAAGAAGGCATAGATGGCATGCTTGTCAGAATTGAAGATACATAACATACTGGTACAGACACATAATATACTGATAGCAGAAATGGGATTCAAAGAGATCTTGACAGGTTGGAAAGATGGGCTAAATAGAATTGAGATTAAATTTAATTGGGTTAAATGTAAAGTTCTACATTTGGATTAAAAACAAATGCACAAGTTTTAAGACAGGGTTAGACATCATGGCTAGGCAGTTGTGCATCGGAAAAGGACCTGGAGGTACAAATTTAGTAGAAAACTGTGATGAGATAGCCATAAAACTCATGTGATTTTAGGCTACATTGGTAGAAAGCATACTGTTCAAGAAGTTATTGTAccactaaatatttttcttagacCACATTCAGTGTATTGTGGTCGGTTACTATTATCGGTGCCATATTTAATGAACGACATTAGTTAGCCTTAGAGGAACTGGAATGATGTTAATAACTACTGCTTTAGCCTGAATGAGAAATTAATGAGGAAGGGAGAATAACAGCTTGCTTCATAACATTGTAACAAGTTAGCAACCTAAGAATAGAATGAGTGACCTTGGGAGGTAGTGGATTAATGTTCAATGGAAGCCACTGAGCAAATGCAGGATGACCACTTGTTTACTGTATTATAGAAGTTTCTTGCTCAGGAATGATTTGGACAAGATGAGTTTTGaggtcctttctaattctgagattctctGAAATATctaaaggaatttgttttgcttagattcaaagagaaacatgggtttggattcagaagacccaaattcaaatctcagCAGCTTGGTGCAATAGAAATAATACTGGGTTCAAACTGTGGCTCCATCCAAGTATTAAAAGTTCACTTTTCTGTACCTTactcttatccataaaatgggaggGCTGGATAGGTTTTGtttcttcctaattttaaatctattaaGCCACGTTGCTTCACACATATTGATTCATTTACTCCTCACAGAATTATGCTGTcaggcaagtgctattattatcccatttacagatgaagaaactgaggcactgagagattgactttcccagggttataAAGTTCTTGGAGGTTCTGAAGCAGAATTCCAATCCCTGTCTTCCTTGACTCCAAAAACCTGTGCCCTTATGCCCTGTACCACCTTGCTGCCTAAAGATCAACAGGTGTCAATTCGAGTGGTGGATCTTATATATAAAGAGGTGGGGATGGGAAGTGATGATAAACTTCTTAGTAACTACAGCTGTCCCAATATAGAATGAGCGGGCTAGGAAGACAGTGAGCTCTctatcactggaggtcttcaggcTGGAACAGCAACGTGCCAGGGAAGCTGCAGAAGTTGTAGGCTGGAATAACTGGTGACTCCTGGGGTTCCTTTGGGGCGATAAGGCTCTTTAAGGGAGAGGAGTAGAGGTAGAATCCAGAGGGGATGGCGGCGAAACAGATGACACGAGACACAACGACATGGCGATGGATACATCGATACAAGGATCAGTACAGCAATGGATACAGCAATACAGCTATACATAAAGTGATACAGCTACTAATACAGTGGTACAGAGCTCAATACAATGACTCGAGGACAGATACAATAGGGACCGTACAGCCGGACCAAGACCGCCGGCGGTCGAGGTATTTACAGTTATTTACAGGCAGGGTTTCCAGGTGAGGGCTCCCTCTTTCCAAGGTCCTGGCCCCTCTCTCAGGGTCACGCACACTCCCACCTCTCCTGCCCGTTCTCCTATCCTGTGCCCCGCGGAGCCCTCGCACACGCGCCTGCTCACTTCCACGCGCGGCGCCCCTCCCCATCCGTGCCCCTGCTTTGATGCCCTTTCTTCCTTCCCGGTCACGCGGCCCCTCCACAGCGTCCCTGCCGCTCCCGCCGCTGTAATTTCCGGAGCCTCCGAGCCCAAGCATCCCGCCAGGGGATAACCAGACTGCCCCGCCCGGCCGTAAGTCCCGCCCGCTCCCCGACCCCGGCTCCCGCTCCTGTCCCGCCCAGGATCAAATAACTGTGCCCTGGGTGCACGCGTGGGCAGCGACACGCCAGGTCCCGCGCGGGAACCCACAGAACGCTCTCCCCGCGCCTCGCGCGCTCTTCCCGGCTCTTGTAGACAGACACCACGGCCACAGAGAAGCGCGTCCACGAGCCGACCGCCTCCGCTGCGCCCACTGCCACCTGCACCGCTGggatgggggagagaaggaggggtcACATCACGTGGGAGAGGGGTCTGGAAAAAAGCCCGGACCGGGGATGGGCGGAACCAGGGTAGGGAGGGGCAGGGCCAGGAACGGGCTTTGGGCGGAGCTAGTGCTGTCTGGGGCGGGGCTAGATAGGAAGGGGTAGGGCCTGCGAAAAGGGCTGGGTAAGGCTAGAGTAGGGGGACCCGGCAGGGGAAGGGAACAGAgatgtgggggtggggggagaaataGGAGGTCTGGGTCGGATTTTTAAAATGGGAGGGACCAAGACTGAGGTTGGATCcataggaaagagagagagagagagagagagagagagaggagagagagagaagtcagggaggaGAGGGGAtctgaaaggaaaggaaggaaatgtgtGTTTGGGAGTGGAGCCAATTTTGAGGGGTGGGTCGGGAATGGGGCAGGACCAACAACTGAGGGTGGAGCTTAGGTTTTGAGGGTCCTGAAAGTGGAGTGGGCGGGGGCTGAGGAAGGACTTAGTGCTGGGGACCTGTCAGTGCCAAGAATAGCAGTCAAGTGGTGTGAAGGTGAAGGGAACTCGGTGTCTGAAGGGGTTGGTACCATAGTCTTTTCCACAGTATTCTCTTCAGGTTAATCCTGTAGCTCCCTCTTGCTGGTTTGCAATGAGAGTCACAATCTGGGAGCCAGGAAGGAAGATTTTAGGGTCCCAAATCTCATAGGTCgttcctcccctcccctgcccTCCCCTGAACCGCCACCTCATGCAAATCTCCTCCCCCCAAGTCCCCTCTAAACCCCTTCTCTCTCACTCACCCTCAGGGGCCACAGTGCTGGTCACTCCTGTGGGAACCATAGCTGGAATTTCTatgggaagggggggaaaaaagctaaGCTTGAGCAGATTGCCAGAACCTCCAGAAGAAGGAGGGCAGGACGGTTCTTAGTTATTCTGTAGATTCTGGGATCACTCACTTAACTCAAGGGTCCCAGGGATCTCTGGAAACCTGGGAAAGACTGGGGAGACTAGGAGTCTGTGCCTCTCATTAACAAAGATGACCTCAAAAGTCTTTTGGAGACACTGCAAACATGGGAACCTAAGTCATCACCCGGAACCCGGGGAGCACAGGTGACTGGGCCACTCACTGAAGCAGAATGCAAAAGAACTTGAGGGAACCCTAGGGATCTGAATCCTTGAAATTACTCAGTGGCATAAAGGTATGTAGATGATCACTCACTGACACATGGTGCTACAGGTGAGCGACTCTGCTGGAAGCCAGGAGCACAGCGGTTGCAGGTAAGACCTGTCACTCCATCCTTGCATGGGCACTGCCCAGTTGTCTGATTGCAGGTTTTGCCAGCAGCTCCAACAGGATGACAGTCACAGGCTGGAGATAGGGGATTGAGGGATGGTCTCACCCTTGCAGGCAGAAGCCCCTGGGGGTCCCAGGGCCAGGATTAGGGGGCAGGGCTGGAGGTTAGAGCCAAAGGTTAGTCAAGGTTGGTCAAGGGTAGGAGTCTGAGGTCAGTACTGGGATTCAGGAGTGGGGAATCTCAAGAGTTTAGGGTTATGAATCATAGCTTAGAGTATGCAGTCAGGAACTAGGGTGAAGTCTTACCCTTGCAGGCACGGCGGTGGCTCAGGACCCTGGTTTGGTCACGGTAGAAACCTTCACGACAGTAGTGGCAGTGCCGCCCTGCTGTGTTGTGTCGGCAGTTGAGGCAAACACCCCCACTGCGCCTCCCAGACAATCTGTACAACTCCATGTTGAAGCGACAGCGACGAGCATGACCATTACAGGAACAGGCTGGAGGAATTGGGGGgcatggaagaaagggaaggcTCAGATTGAAGAACAGGATTAGACTAAGGGAGGGACGAGAGCTTGGGCAGAAGGAGGAGGTTGGGAAGTTGGGGATGCAAATACAACAGGCTATGGGGACTCTTTGTTCATTTTCCTAAAAGCTTTTCCTGAGAAGGCCAAGGGAGAGGTCAAGGTTAGGAAATCACAGGGCCTAGCACCAAGGTTTGTTAAATGtgtcagtaaaagaaaaaatgggttGGGAAGTCATGCAGTCAGGAACTTGTGGGACCCAgaccaaatacaaaatgctcttaAGGGTCTCCCTCCCAGGGGTGGAACTGGGGCTGGATatgcatggcatggcatgtttgCCTCACCCAGACAGGCGTGTGCCTCATGGGCTGTGGCCCGCTGCCAGGGCCGGTCGCAGTAGAAAGGCTTGCAGCGCTCACAATCCGGGCCTTCAGTGCCATGTCTACAGTCACACACCAGGCGCCCCCTGGGTGTCCACCACACATCGAGATGCATGTCCATTGCATTTGCAGCGCCCACCCACCTGGAGTTCACCCACAGAGTAAACATACGGTGCCACAACCCCACTCTCTGTAGCCCTTGGCCCCACTGGCCGGGTGAGCACCACACGGATGTCTGTGGCTGTGACCCAGTCCTGAAGCACAGGACTGGAATCCAAGTCCTGACCAGGTGGGAGGCCATCCTGCATGCTGAAGGCTAGGAGGGGACCAGTCCTTGGTGGAGGCTCAGAACAAAGTGCTTCAGGGCCTCGAGGAACTATGGAGCCCAAGGAGGCCTGGGCAGGAGCCTGTCCCACAGCCCGGCTTGGCCTACCGTATACGCGGTTACACTGGGAAGAGAAGAATCGCAGCGGTGACCAGCTTCGCCCATGGTCCTGGGACTTGAAGACAGCGGCAGAGTCAGGCCTCGCCGAGCAGAAGTGGAGACTCACGTAGACTAACTCAAAGGCCTTGCCCAGTGGCAGTGTCAATGTCACATTTAGTGGTGTCCGAGTCAGTGTTTCGGAGCGCCAGCAGGTGCGGTCAGCTGCTGCACTC
This sequence is a window from Sminthopsis crassicaudata isolate SCR6 chromosome 1, ASM4859323v1, whole genome shotgun sequence. Protein-coding genes within it:
- the NTN3 gene encoding LOW QUALITY PROTEIN: netrin-3 (The sequence of the model RefSeq protein was modified relative to this genomic sequence to represent the inferred CDS: deleted 2 bases in 2 codons) — its product is MSCPLGQIPLGSRARLGQMLWLLLAAWMLAPGLSASPQVPTDPCYDETGAPQRCIPEFVNAALGREVQASSTDPRQTHPAAFLTDASAAADRTCWRSETLTRTPLNVTLTLPLGKAFELVYVSLHFCSARPDSAAVFKSQDHGRSWSPLRFFSSQCNRVYGRPSRAVGQAPAQASLGSIVPRGPEALCSEPPPRTGPLLAFSMQDGLPPGQDLDSSPVLQDWVTATDIRVVLTRPVGPRATESGVVAPYVYSVGELQVGGRCKCNGHASRCVVDTQGALVCDCRHGTEGPDCERCKPFYCDRPWQRATAHEAHACLACSCNGHARRCRFNMELYRLSGRRSGGVCLNCRHNTAGRHCHYCREGFYRDQTRVLSHRRACKACDCHPVGAAGKTCNQTTGQCPCKDGVTGLTCNRCAPGFQQSRSPVAPCVKIPAMVPTGVTSTVAPEDCDSHCKPARGSYRINLKRYCGKDYAVQVAVGAAEAVGSWTRFSVAVVSVYKSREERARRGESVLWVPARDLACRCPRVHPGHSYLILGGTGAGAGVGERAGLTAGRGSLVIPWRDAWARRLRKLQRRERQGRCGGAA